CCCATAATGCGCGCGCCTTGTTTTCTGACCGCTACTTCGGGAATTTTAAAAACTTGCCCGTATTCGCGGTTAAATCTTTGCGCTAAAGTCCTGCAAAGTTCCACGTGCTGAACCTGATCATCGCCAACCGGCACGGCATCGGTATTATAAAGTAAAATATCCGCGGCCATTAAAACCGGATAGTCGTAAAGCCCAATGCTAACCGATTCTTTGGCCGCGCCTTTTTCCTTAAACTGCGTCATTTTATTTAAATCCGCCATGCGCGCGGCCGCGCAATTTAATATCCAAGCCAATTCCGTATGCGCCGTAATATCCGATTGCTGAAAAATTACCGCCTTCTCCGGATTAATGCCGGACGCCAAGTACATTTTTACCACATCTATAATCCTGTTTTTTAATTCTTTAGGCTCCTGCTTAACCGTTATGGCGTGATAATCCACCACGCAAAAAATGCAGTTATATTGATTCTGCATTTCCACCCATTGCGTTAAGGCGCCAAGATAATTACCCAAATGCAAAACGCCCGAAGGCTGAACTCCGGAAAACACGGTTGGTTTCATATTATTTTTAGCTAATTCCATAGTTTTATTGTATATTCAATCAAAACAATTGTAAAGGCAATAAAAATTATAAATGTCTATATATATATTAAAATCACCAGGGGGGTTGGGGTGACGAATAAGCGCCAAGGCGTGAGCATCAAAAGATAAATCAACGTGATAGCGCATTGAGGCACCCCAAAACTTCCCTGCCTACCGGCAGGCAGGTTTGGTTACTTTCTTAGTTATAAGAAAGTAACCTTAGCGGAGCGACACGAACGAAAGGTTTAGAAAAAAGTACACAATTATATATAAATTATTTTTCTAAAAAACCAGAGATTGCTTCGCTATCGCTCGCAATGACAAAACAAAAAGACGTCGGACGTCCGATTGGACGTCCGACGTCTTTAGTTATTCTATTACATCTTCCCTTCCAAATAACTTTCATACGACGCCATGTCAAAATGCCCATGGCCGCTTAAGTTAAACAGTATCGTTTTGCTCTCTCCAGACAAGCGGCATTTTTCCGCTTCTTGAAATACGGCCTTAATCGCATGCGCGGATTCGGGCGCCGGAACAATTCCCTGGCTACGCGCGAATTTTACGGCCGCGGCAAAAATTTCTTTTTGCTCATAAGCCACGGCTTCAATCAAGCCTTCATCTTTTAGCAGGCTGACGATCGGCGCCGCGCCATGATATCTTAGACCGCCGGCATGAATCGGCGACGGCACAAATTCGTAACCCATGGTATACATTTTTATGAGCGGCGTTAAGCCGACCGTATCGCCGAAATCATATTTATATTCGCCCTTGGTTAATGATGGGCATGAAGTCGGCTCGGCCGCGATGACGCGTAAATTTTTCTTTTGGCCTTTTAACTTATCTTTCAAGAATGGAAAAGCAATGCCGGCTAAATTACTGCCGCCGCCATGGCAACCGATAATTATGTCCGGATAGTCTCCGGCGATTTCCATTTGCTTCATAGCTTCCTGCCCGATTATTGTTTGGTGGTGCAAAACATGGTTTAAAACCGAGCCTAAAGCATATTTAGTATCATCATGCTTAGCCGCGTCTTCAACCGCTTCGGCAATGGCCATGCCTAAACTGCCGTGAGTATTCGGGTCTTTCTTTAATATCTTTTTTCCGGCCTCGGTTAAATTAGACGGGCTGGAAATACACTCGGCGCCGTAAATTTTCATCATTGTTTTGCGGTAAGGCTTTTGCTCGTAGCTTATTTTAACCATATAAACGGTTAAAGCCAAACCGAAATAATTACAGGCAAAGCCCAAAGCCGAGCCCCACTGGCCCGCGCCGGTTTCAGTAGTTAATCTTTTAACGCCGGCTTGCTTATTATAATAGGCTTGCGCTAAAGCCGTATTTAACTTATGGCTGCCCACCGGGCTGGCGCCTTCATATTTATAATAAATCTTGGCCGGAGTTTTTAACTCTTTTTCAAGCCGACTCGCTCGGATGAGCGGGCTGGGGCGATATAGCTGATAGGCTTTTCTAATTTCCTCGGGTATGGCGATCAATCTTTCGCCGGACATTTCCTGCTTGATTAATTCCATGGGAAATAACGGCGCCAAATCTTCCGGCGTTATGGGTTTTTTCGTTCCCGGATGAAGCGGCGGATCTAACGGCCTAGGCAGATCCGGAACAATATTATAGTAATGAGTCGGCGCATCTTTCTGATCTAAGAATATTATTGGCATATATTTATGTTAAAAAATAATAATTAATTTTTTGTCATTCCCGCGCAAGCCTGCCTGTCCGGTAGGCAGGCGGGAATCCATTACCTTTTTAAACTTCGCCAAAATTCACTGCACCTATTTTTGTAAAAATATTTTTTCATATAATATAATTAAATTTAATAATTTTAGAATTGGCGAGGAACGAAACATAATTTCGCTCCCCGCCTTTGCTTCACTGCCAGCCGGCTCGGCCCGCTGAAAAAATAACTTGATCATTGCCGCTCTTGCTTGCCTGCATAAGTTCTTTTTTACATTCCGGGCATTCCAGCTTGCTTTCATTGCCCCAGCCAACCGCCATTTCCTTAATTACCATTTTAGAACCATGTTTTAAGCACTTCTCCATTTTTTAATTCCTCCCCAGTTAGAATGAACAATAAATAAAAAAGCTTTCCGTCCCTTAAACATAGCCAAACTATGTTTAAGGGACGGAAA
This sequence is a window from Patescibacteria group bacterium. Protein-coding genes within it:
- the trpS gene encoding tryptophan--tRNA ligase is translated as MKPTVFSGVQPSGVLHLGNYLGALTQWVEMQNQYNCIFCVVDYHAITVKQEPKELKNRIIDVVKMYLASGINPEKAVIFQQSDITAHTELAWILNCAAARMADLNKMTQFKEKGAAKESVSIGLYDYPVLMAADILLYNTDAVPVGDDQVQHVELCRTLAQRFNREYGQVFKIPEVAVRKQGARIMGLDDPLKKMSKSAGSAANYIALTDAPEIAAKKIMRAVTDSGSEIKYDVKKKPAIANLMTIYSLLTGVSVKELEKNYKNKLYGEFKKDLAETVRNFLTEFQIKYNSFSDEEVKQILENGADKVRFIAEETLKKVKNKLGIN
- a CDS encoding TrpB-like pyridoxal phosphate-dependent enzyme, which translates into the protein MPIIFLDQKDAPTHYYNIVPDLPRPLDPPLHPGTKKPITPEDLAPLFPMELIKQEMSGERLIAIPEEIRKAYQLYRPSPLIRASRLEKELKTPAKIYYKYEGASPVGSHKLNTALAQAYYNKQAGVKRLTTETGAGQWGSALGFACNYFGLALTVYMVKISYEQKPYRKTMMKIYGAECISSPSNLTEAGKKILKKDPNTHGSLGMAIAEAVEDAAKHDDTKYALGSVLNHVLHHQTIIGQEAMKQMEIAGDYPDIIIGCHGGGSNLAGIAFPFLKDKLKGQKKNLRVIAAEPTSCPSLTKGEYKYDFGDTVGLTPLIKMYTMGYEFVPSPIHAGGLRYHGAAPIVSLLKDEGLIEAVAYEQKEIFAAAVKFARSQGIVPAPESAHAIKAVFQEAEKCRLSGESKTILFNLSGHGHFDMASYESYLEGKM